A genomic region of Desulfomicrobium escambiense DSM 10707 contains the following coding sequences:
- a CDS encoding cytochrome c biogenesis protein, with protein MFRIYPRMLTFLAVAAMVLMAVGQYAIWFYAPEEMTMGLVQKIFYFHLPLAWWCFVAFFGVFAASVMVLWTGKEKWDVLAGVLAEAGVLFSGLALITGSIWGRAAWNTWWTWDPRLSTTLVMWFVYSGYLVLRAADAGGAKGARMRAVLGIVAFVDVPLVFLSARLWRSIHPAVLASRSGGLEPEMWTTVWINLLAWGALFAALVLARYHGAGFARRVEAALVRIQEKTLQ; from the coding sequence ATGTTTCGCATCTATCCGAGAATGCTTACTTTTTTAGCTGTCGCCGCCATGGTGCTCATGGCCGTCGGGCAGTATGCCATCTGGTTCTACGCGCCCGAAGAGATGACCATGGGCCTGGTGCAGAAGATTTTCTACTTCCACCTGCCTTTGGCCTGGTGGTGCTTTGTCGCCTTTTTCGGCGTCTTCGCGGCCAGCGTCATGGTCCTGTGGACCGGCAAGGAGAAGTGGGACGTGCTGGCCGGGGTGCTGGCCGAGGCCGGGGTGCTTTTCAGCGGCCTGGCCCTGATCACCGGCTCCATCTGGGGCCGGGCGGCCTGGAACACGTGGTGGACCTGGGACCCGAGGCTGTCCACGACGCTGGTCATGTGGTTCGTCTATTCGGGCTATCTGGTCCTGCGGGCCGCCGACGCAGGCGGCGCCAAGGGCGCCAGGATGCGGGCGGTGCTCGGCATCGTCGCCTTCGTGGACGTCCCGCTGGTGTTTCTGTCGGCCCGGCTGTGGCGTTCCATCCATCCGGCGGTCCTCGCTTCGCGCAGCGGGGGGCTGGAACCCGAGATGTGGACAACGGTGTGGATCAACCTTCTGGCCTGGGGCGCGCTGTTCGCGGCCCTTGTCCTGGCCCGCTACCACGGCGCGGGGTTCGCGCGCCGGGTCGAGGCCGCCCTGGTCAGGATTCAGGAAAAGACCTTGCAATGA
- a CDS encoding heme exporter protein CcmB, with translation MTAPWLAIAAKDLRLAFAGGQGPVQAVLLGLLLVFIFSLSAAPGEHFSPQQAMAIFWLCSSFAVVLIFSLLFRFEEENDTATALLLSPLPVQGLWLGKTLAGLALLALCQVFFFPAALVFLGLDPGGSLGGLALMALGVDLGLCILGGLIGAMGHGQGAKDALLTIIVFPLQVPLLLGGIRIGVGLMQGVPMADLGEWFGLVLAFDAVFSGAALFLFPHVFRGE, from the coding sequence GTGACCGCGCCCTGGCTGGCCATCGCGGCCAAGGACCTGCGCCTGGCCTTCGCCGGGGGGCAGGGACCCGTGCAGGCCGTGCTGCTGGGGCTTCTGCTGGTCTTCATCTTCAGCCTTTCCGCGGCGCCGGGTGAGCATTTTTCGCCGCAGCAGGCCATGGCCATCTTCTGGCTGTGCAGCTCCTTTGCCGTGGTCCTGATCTTTTCGCTCCTCTTCCGCTTCGAGGAGGAGAACGACACTGCCACGGCCCTGCTCCTGTCACCGCTGCCGGTGCAGGGCCTGTGGCTGGGCAAGACGTTGGCCGGGCTCGCCCTGCTCGCCCTGTGCCAGGTCTTCTTTTTTCCGGCGGCCCTGGTCTTTCTGGGCCTCGACCCCGGCGGGAGCCTCGGCGGGCTCGCGCTCATGGCCCTGGGCGTGGATCTCGGGCTGTGCATCCTGGGCGGCCTCATCGGCGCCATGGGGCACGGGCAGGGCGCCAAGGACGCGCTCCTGACCATCATCGTCTTCCCGCTGCAGGTCCCGCTGCTGCTGGGGGGTATCCGCATCGGCGTCGGCCTCATGCAGGGCGTCCCCATGGCCGACCTGGGGGAATGGTTCGGGCTTGTCCTGGCGTTCGACGCGGTCTTTTCCGGCGCGGCGCTATTTCTCTTTCCCCATGTTTTCCGGGGCGAATGA
- a CDS encoding ABC transporter ATP-binding protein, translating into MMASGTLLDLRAVSHFFGSRLIFKGVSCVLEPASIMLVAGPNGAGKSTLLKIMAGLLPPRSGTVQRRVEDRAMAFMGHQTFVYPALSALGNLEFWNRVYGRGLDDVGLLGLLERVGLKGFALEAAGTFSRGMAQRLSLARVLLVEPQLLFLDEPSTGLDTASQALLHAELEAARARGAGIVWISHDLERDLGRADTVLRLSGRAMTYFGPAGEFPREAA; encoded by the coding sequence ATGATGGCTTCCGGGACGCTTCTCGACCTGCGCGCCGTCAGCCACTTCTTCGGCTCGCGGCTGATCTTCAAGGGCGTGTCCTGCGTCCTGGAGCCGGCGAGCATCATGCTCGTGGCCGGCCCCAACGGCGCGGGCAAGTCGACACTCCTGAAGATCATGGCCGGCCTGCTGCCGCCGCGATCCGGCACCGTGCAGCGTCGGGTCGAGGACCGGGCCATGGCCTTCATGGGGCATCAGACCTTCGTCTATCCGGCACTTTCGGCCCTGGGCAACCTGGAGTTCTGGAACCGCGTCTACGGGCGCGGTCTGGACGACGTGGGCCTGCTCGGGCTTCTTGAACGGGTGGGGCTCAAAGGCTTCGCCCTGGAGGCCGCGGGCACGTTCTCGCGGGGCATGGCCCAGCGTCTGTCCCTGGCTCGGGTGCTCCTCGTCGAGCCGCAGCTGCTGTTTCTGGACGAGCCGTCCACGGGCCTCGACACGGCCTCCCAGGCCCTGCTGCACGCCGAACTCGAAGCGGCCAGGGCCAGAGGGGCCGGCATCGTCTGGATCTCCCACGACCTGGAGCGGGATCTGGGGAGGGCGGACACGGTGTTGCGGCTTTCCGGTCGGGCCATGACCTATTTCGGCCCGGCAGGGGAATTCCCCAGGGAGGCGGCGTGA
- a CDS encoding heme lyase CcmF/NrfE family subunit, producing MHAISFTALLLSMLAAVGLTAVAGMKALKDDYGTVALFEKGQILLTMVVLGVSVILLQALVVRDFSYVYVRDYTDNLLPMFYAVTAFWAGQNGSFLFWYLCVALMGWCMIYTPGYSHLDNRTKVYFWILFFLVEIFFLFALTGPSNPFTKLDPVPADGHGLNPLLQNPGMIFHPPLLFLGYAGYTIPCCLALASRLSGNGREWLDLCRNWNIVAWIFLTAGIILGAWWSYMELGWGGYWAWDPVENASLIPWLAGTGFVHTAIVGRTRKTLLRTNVFMVALTFLLCFFATFVVRSGMIESLHAFGGSKMGIPLLVFLVAGSALTLYVCLVPRKDDTTAIDDFTSRPGMLFLASWLFLCLAGIVFLGVLWPVISSIWSENPVGLDAGFYNRVCLPLFSVLAFIMSVCPWFSQKSGVSDKLALGLVLGAGAASGAVIFALGYRQPLALLAAVSGIMIAVSVGLVFVRTKGLRSFMPSWGAYGVHLGVAMMVVGVAFSGPYKVEEEAVLTKGQSMTVGAYEVRFDELRHHHDNPAMDMHSAELTVLRDGREVGKLAPEKRLYASFQQSTFAEVSVIPSLGEEIYSTLLGFNEAGEVSLKVSLNPLVNWIWIGGTLSCLIAFLCWRKIERR from the coding sequence ATGCACGCCATCAGCTTCACCGCACTTCTTCTGAGCATGCTGGCCGCCGTCGGTCTGACCGCCGTGGCCGGAATGAAGGCCCTCAAAGACGACTACGGCACCGTGGCCCTGTTCGAGAAGGGCCAGATCCTTCTGACCATGGTCGTTCTCGGCGTCTCCGTCATTCTTCTCCAGGCCCTGGTCGTCAGGGACTTTTCCTACGTCTACGTCCGCGACTACACCGACAACCTGCTGCCCATGTTCTACGCCGTGACGGCCTTCTGGGCCGGGCAGAACGGGTCCTTCCTGTTCTGGTACCTGTGCGTGGCCCTCATGGGCTGGTGCATGATCTACACGCCGGGCTATTCGCACCTGGACAACCGGACCAAGGTCTATTTCTGGATTCTCTTCTTCCTCGTCGAGATATTTTTCCTCTTTGCCCTGACCGGGCCGAGCAACCCGTTCACCAAGCTCGACCCCGTCCCGGCCGACGGGCACGGCCTGAACCCCCTGCTGCAGAACCCGGGCATGATCTTCCATCCGCCCCTGCTTTTCCTCGGCTATGCCGGGTACACCATCCCGTGCTGCCTGGCCCTGGCCTCGCGCCTCTCGGGCAACGGCCGCGAGTGGCTGGACCTGTGCCGCAACTGGAACATCGTGGCCTGGATCTTCCTGACCGCGGGCATCATCCTCGGGGCCTGGTGGTCCTATATGGAACTGGGCTGGGGCGGCTACTGGGCCTGGGACCCGGTCGAGAATGCCTCCCTCATCCCCTGGCTGGCCGGAACCGGGTTCGTCCACACGGCCATCGTCGGGCGCACGCGCAAGACCCTGCTGCGCACCAACGTGTTCATGGTCGCCCTGACCTTCCTGCTGTGCTTCTTCGCGACCTTCGTCGTGCGCAGCGGCATGATCGAATCCCTGCACGCCTTCGGCGGCAGCAAGATGGGCATTCCGCTGCTCGTCTTCCTCGTGGCGGGTTCCGCGCTGACCCTGTACGTCTGCCTGGTGCCGCGCAAGGACGACACGACGGCCATCGATGACTTCACCAGCCGGCCCGGCATGCTCTTCCTGGCTTCCTGGCTCTTTCTCTGCCTGGCCGGCATCGTCTTCCTGGGCGTGCTCTGGCCGGTCATCAGCAGCATCTGGAGCGAGAACCCCGTCGGCCTCGACGCCGGGTTCTACAACCGGGTCTGCCTGCCCCTCTTCAGCGTCCTGGCCTTCATCATGTCCGTGTGCCCCTGGTTCTCCCAGAAGAGCGGCGTCAGCGACAAGCTCGCCCTCGGCCTGGTGCTCGGGGCCGGAGCCGCGTCGGGCGCCGTCATCTTCGCCCTGGGCTACAGGCAGCCCCTGGCGCTCCTTGCCGCCGTGTCGGGCATCATGATCGCGGTCTCCGTGGGCCTGGTCTTCGTGCGCACCAAAGGCCTGCGGTCCTTCATGCCGTCCTGGGGCGCCTACGGGGTGCATCTGGGCGTGGCGATGATGGTCGTGGGTGTGGCCTTCTCAGGGCCGTACAAGGTTGAGGAGGAGGCGGTGCTGACCAAGGGCCAGTCCATGACCGTCGGCGCCTACGAAGTGCGTTTCGACGAGCTGCGGCACCATCACGACAACCCGGCCATGGATATGCACTCGGCCGAACTGACCGTGCTGCGCGACGGCCGCGAGGTGGGCAAGCTGGCCCCGGAGAAGCGCCTCTACGCCAGTTTCCAGCAGTCTACCTTCGCCGAGGTCTCGGTAATCCCTTCCCTGGGCGAGGAGATCTACTCGACCCTGCTGGGCTTCAACGAGGCCGGCGAGGTCAGCCTCAAGGTCAGCCTCAACCCGCTGGTGAACTGGATCTGGATCGGCGGCACCCTGTCCTGCCTGATCGCCTTCCTGTGCTGGAGAAAGATCGAGCGCCGATGA
- a CDS encoding cytochrome c maturation protein CcmE has product MSTSKNQKWVYLAAVLLVATGVGYLIFSGLSQNSVYFLNVSEALAMPAEKLTQARLFGNVAAEDIVRDPASMGVDFTVQDKDDPTKTIRVTYRGTVPDTFKAGVEVILEGRFKAGAKQFEATTLLTKCPSKYEKNEKGQMRPPGYQG; this is encoded by the coding sequence ATGAGCACTTCCAAGAATCAGAAATGGGTCTATCTGGCCGCCGTCCTGCTGGTCGCGACCGGAGTGGGATACCTGATCTTCAGCGGGCTGTCCCAGAATTCCGTCTACTTCCTCAATGTTTCCGAGGCGCTGGCCATGCCGGCCGAGAAACTGACCCAGGCCCGGCTCTTCGGGAACGTGGCGGCCGAGGACATCGTCCGCGACCCCGCGTCCATGGGCGTGGACTTCACCGTCCAGGACAAGGACGACCCGACCAAGACCATCCGCGTCACCTATCGCGGCACCGTCCCCGACACCTTCAAGGCCGGCGTGGAAGTCATCCTCGAAGGCCGCTTCAAGGCCGGCGCAAAGCAGTTCGAAGCCACGACCCTGCTGACCAAGTGCCCCTCCAAATACGAAAAGAACGAGAAGGGGCAGATGCGCCCTCCCGGATACCAGGGCTAG
- a CDS encoding D-glycero-alpha-D-manno-heptose-1,7-bisphosphate 7-phosphatase, protein MTRIETIILDRDGTLIEERHYLRDPQLVALIPGAAAPMRRLAELGCRFFLASNQSGIGRGLLTPEDYFAVHARLEELLRAEGIALGGAAFCPHGPGEDCCCRKPRTGMWDDLAARFGLRPETTVMVGDKIADIAFGQTAGCAETALVLTGHGLSEAARLGLEPVPTGVRPCLPGPGRPDWIARDLGSYLDLLVQNKGLVHAHRL, encoded by the coding sequence ATGACCCGCATCGAAACGATCATCCTCGACCGCGACGGAACGCTGATCGAAGAACGCCACTACCTGCGCGACCCGCAACTGGTCGCCCTCATCCCCGGTGCGGCCGCTCCCATGCGCCGTCTGGCGGAGCTGGGCTGCCGCTTTTTCCTGGCCAGCAACCAGAGTGGCATCGGCCGCGGGCTCCTGACGCCGGAAGACTATTTCGCCGTGCACGCCAGGCTGGAGGAACTGCTGCGGGCCGAAGGCATCGCCCTCGGCGGCGCGGCGTTCTGCCCCCACGGCCCCGGAGAGGATTGCTGCTGCCGCAAGCCCCGCACCGGCATGTGGGACGACCTCGCGGCCCGCTTCGGCCTGCGGCCCGAAACCACGGTCATGGTCGGCGACAAGATCGCGGACATCGCCTTTGGCCAGACGGCGGGCTGCGCCGAGACGGCACTGGTCCTGACCGGCCACGGCCTCTCGGAAGCGGCCAGGCTCGGGCTCGAGCCCGTGCCGACTGGCGTGCGGCCCTGTCTTCCCGGACCGGGCCGGCCGGACTGGATCGCCCGGGACCTGGGTAGCTATCTCGACCTGCTTGTGCAAAATAAGGGGCTTGTGCATGCACATCGGCTTTGA
- a CDS encoding glycosyltransferase family 4 protein, whose translation MHIGFDGKRFFQNVTGLGNYARSTVLGLAENFPQHRYTLYAPRLGGPFCTMPLPNALHVQEACPVGRAFPALWRSLAIPVAASRDHVDIYHGLSHELPLTNFPPQVRTVVTMHDLLFLTHPHLYPWADRKLYAWKYRRSCRQADLVVAISARTAEDVQELFGIGPDRIRVAYQSCNPAFSAPMDSANLDGLRCRLDLPRDFVLFVGSLIERKGVHTLIEAVSHLPQGDRPYLVIAGTGPLEAALREQARSAGLESRTRFLGRVADADLPGLYRLARVFAYPSVGEGFGIPILEALASGTPVVTSTGSCFAEAGGDAALYAAPADPGGLAAALAHALGDEDLRRDMIERGLRHAENFRIERTSARLMDIYEELAAGGNAR comes from the coding sequence ATGCACATCGGCTTTGACGGCAAACGCTTCTTCCAGAACGTCACGGGCCTGGGCAACTACGCCCGCAGCACGGTCCTCGGCCTGGCCGAAAACTTCCCGCAGCACCGTTACACCCTCTACGCGCCACGCCTGGGCGGGCCATTTTGCACAATGCCCCTGCCGAACGCCCTGCATGTGCAGGAAGCGTGCCCGGTAGGCCGCGCCTTCCCGGCCCTCTGGCGCAGCCTGGCCATTCCCGTCGCGGCCTCCCGCGACCACGTCGACATCTACCACGGCCTGTCCCACGAACTGCCGCTGACGAATTTTCCGCCGCAGGTCCGCACCGTGGTCACCATGCACGACCTCCTGTTCCTGACGCACCCCCACCTCTACCCCTGGGCCGACCGCAAGCTCTATGCCTGGAAGTACCGGCGCAGCTGCCGCCAGGCCGACCTCGTCGTGGCCATCAGCGCGCGGACCGCCGAGGACGTGCAGGAGCTCTTCGGCATCGGACCCGACCGCATCCGCGTGGCCTACCAGAGCTGCAACCCCGCCTTCTCGGCGCCCATGGACTCGGCAAACCTGGACGGCCTGCGCTGCCGCCTCGACCTGCCCAGGGATTTCGTTCTCTTCGTCGGCTCCCTCATCGAGCGCAAGGGCGTTCACACCCTGATCGAGGCGGTTTCCCACCTCCCGCAGGGCGACCGGCCGTACCTGGTCATCGCGGGCACGGGCCCCCTTGAAGCGGCCCTGCGCGAACAGGCCAGGTCCGCCGGGCTCGAAAGCCGGACCCGCTTCCTCGGCCGGGTGGCCGACGCGGACCTGCCCGGCCTCTACCGGCTGGCCCGCGTCTTCGCCTACCCCTCCGTTGGCGAAGGCTTCGGCATCCCCATTCTCGAAGCCCTGGCCAGCGGCACACCCGTCGTCACCTCCACCGGCTCCTGCTTCGCCGAGGCGGGTGGCGACGCGGCCCTCTACGCCGCGCCCGCGGATCCCGGGGGACTGGCCGCGGCCCTGGCGCACGCCCTGGGGGACGAAGACCTTCGCCGCGACATGATCGAACGCGGGCTGCGCCACGCGGAAAATTTCCGGATCGAGCGCACCTCGGCCCGGCTCATGGACATCTATGAGGAACTGGCCGCCGGGGGAAATGCCCGATGA
- a CDS encoding glycosyltransferase family 9 protein: MTARLSNRECVVVRLSALGDAILTTGVLEYWRQQAGLTFHVLTRPALAPVFDRHPAVRRVLTVGEEDLHGLRWAHFCLGLARTHGHMPLIDLHSNLRTLVLRTLWPGPTRTYAKRSLTRRLFLATRHPSLAARLGRENVPQRYSLALETSAPDAALLRPRIFLGEDETARAGETLERLGFSNPVAVHPYATHPAKSPSPEVWRAVIQELERRGREVMVIGRNPAPLLPGSPHDLTNATDLRATAALIARCRCLVTGDSGPMHLATGVGTPVVALFGPTTREWGFYPSGPRDIAHQIACPKAPCSLHGQDACDLGNACMKSVEPSLLIELLDSLDSLN, translated from the coding sequence ATGACCGCGCGCCTGTCCAACCGCGAATGCGTAGTGGTGCGCCTGAGCGCCCTTGGCGACGCCATCCTGACCACTGGCGTCCTCGAATACTGGCGGCAGCAGGCCGGGCTGACCTTTCACGTGCTGACCAGGCCCGCGCTGGCCCCGGTCTTCGACCGCCATCCCGCCGTGCGCCGGGTGCTGACCGTGGGCGAGGAGGACCTGCACGGCCTGCGCTGGGCGCACTTCTGCCTCGGCCTGGCCCGCACCCACGGGCACATGCCGCTCATCGACCTGCACTCGAACCTGCGTACCCTGGTCCTGCGCACCCTGTGGCCCGGCCCCACCCGGACCTACGCCAAGCGCTCCCTGACGCGGCGGCTTTTCCTGGCCACGCGCCACCCGTCCCTGGCCGCACGTCTCGGCCGCGAGAACGTGCCCCAACGCTACAGCCTGGCCCTGGAGACGTCGGCCCCCGACGCCGCGCTCCTTCGCCCGCGCATCTTCCTGGGCGAGGACGAGACAGCCCGCGCCGGGGAAACCCTCGAACGCCTGGGCTTTTCGAACCCCGTGGCCGTACACCCCTATGCAACGCACCCGGCCAAAAGCCCGTCGCCCGAGGTCTGGCGCGCGGTGATCCAGGAACTGGAACGCCGGGGCCGGGAGGTCATGGTCATCGGCCGCAACCCGGCACCGCTCCTGCCCGGCTCCCCGCACGATCTGACAAACGCCACGGACCTGCGGGCCACGGCCGCCCTCATCGCCCGGTGCCGCTGCCTGGTCACGGGCGACTCGGGCCCCATGCACCTGGCCACCGGCGTAGGCACGCCCGTCGTCGCCCTCTTCGGACCCACCACCCGGGAATGGGGCTTCTACCCTTCGGGCCCGCGCGACATCGCCCACCAGATCGCCTGCCCCAAGGCGCCCTGCTCCCTGCACGGGCAGGATGCGTGTGACCTCGGCAACGCCTGCATGAAAAGCGTGGAGCCTTCGCTTCTCATTGAACTCCTTGATTCTTTGGATTCCCTCAACTAA
- a CDS encoding Fur family transcriptional regulator, which translates to MKELLGKDMRLTNQRKIIMEQLQSVTSHPTADEIYGMVREKMPRISLGTVYRNLEVLSTLGLVRKLENAAGQKRFDGDMSPHHHIRCQVCGKVGDIFDAPDISGIEDGLTTDFEITGVSLEFSGICPECRASRDPEQ; encoded by the coding sequence ATGAAGGAACTTTTGGGTAAAGACATGCGCCTGACCAACCAGCGCAAAATCATCATGGAACAGCTTCAGTCCGTGACATCCCATCCCACGGCCGATGAAATCTACGGCATGGTCCGCGAAAAGATGCCGCGCATCAGTCTCGGCACAGTCTACCGCAACCTCGAAGTGCTGAGCACCCTGGGTCTGGTGCGCAAGCTCGAGAACGCGGCCGGCCAGAAACGCTTCGACGGGGACATGTCTCCCCACCACCATATCCGCTGCCAGGTCTGCGGCAAGGTCGGCGACATCTTCGACGCTCCGGACATTTCCGGGATCGAGGACGGGCTGACCACGGATTTCGAAATCACCGGCGTCAGCCTGGAATTCTCCGGGATCTGCCCCGAGTGCCGAGCTTCCCGCGACCCCGAGCAATAG
- a CDS encoding desulfoferrodoxin, with protein sequence MAERLEVYKCELCGNIIEVMHGGGGTLVCCGEDMKLMVEGTVDAAREKHVPVIEKTATGYKVKVGAVAHPMIDTHWIEWIELIADGKVYREYLKPGQAPEAEFCVQASKVTAREYCNLHGHWKTEN encoded by the coding sequence ATGGCTGAAAGACTTGAAGTTTACAAATGCGAGCTGTGCGGGAATATCATTGAAGTCATGCATGGCGGCGGCGGGACCCTGGTTTGCTGCGGCGAGGACATGAAGCTCATGGTCGAAGGCACCGTTGATGCGGCCCGCGAGAAGCACGTCCCGGTCATCGAGAAGACCGCCACCGGCTATAAGGTCAAGGTCGGCGCGGTGGCCCACCCCATGATCGACACCCACTGGATCGAGTGGATCGAACTCATCGCCGACGGCAAGGTCTACCGCGAGTACCTGAAGCCCGGACAGGCCCCCGAGGCCGAGTTCTGCGTGCAGGCCTCCAAGGTCACGGCCAGGGAATATTGCAATCTTCACGGACACTGGAAAACCGAAAACTAG
- the rd gene encoding rubredoxin, translating to MDKYVCTLCGYVYDPAIGDPDSGVAPGTKFEDIPDDWTCPVCGAGKSDFVKES from the coding sequence ATGGACAAATACGTTTGCACCCTCTGCGGCTACGTCTACGACCCCGCCATCGGCGACCCTGACAGCGGCGTAGCGCCCGGAACCAAGTTCGAGGACATCCCCGACGACTGGACCTGCCCGGTCTGCGGGGCTGGCAAGTCCGATTTCGTCAAGGAAAGCTGA
- a CDS encoding FprA family A-type flavoprotein, producing MPVTEIKKDIYWVGVVDWNIHDFHGYSRSPQGTTYNAYLVVDEKITLFDSVPAKFQMDLYHQIRSIIPLEKIDYIVCNHIEPDHSGAMPFLMEKIQPEKVFCSKLGHRMLLDHFHQPDWPYHPVQTGDSISLGKRTVQFMEARMLHWPDSMFSYIPEDKLLISNDAFGQNIASSERFDDEVDLAMLMKESSHYYHNIILPYSQRVTAVLDDVAKMGLEIDMIAPDHGIIWRSNVPLILQAYREYAEQRPNTKAVIVYDTMWHSTEKMAKAIAEGIMEEGVSVKIMALKQYHHSDVMGELADATGIVCGSPTHNNGIMPLMADFLTYMKGLRPVGRVGAAFASFGWSGESLNILTDWLKSAKVEVVEPGVKGKNVPDHAKLAECKELGRQVARAIKAKVAEAEA from the coding sequence ATGCCTGTCACCGAGATCAAGAAAGACATCTACTGGGTCGGCGTCGTCGACTGGAACATCCACGACTTCCACGGCTATTCCCGGTCGCCGCAGGGCACGACCTACAACGCCTACCTGGTCGTGGACGAGAAGATCACCCTGTTCGACTCCGTTCCGGCCAAGTTCCAGATGGACCTGTACCATCAGATCCGCTCCATCATCCCCTTGGAGAAGATCGACTACATCGTCTGCAACCACATCGAGCCCGACCACTCCGGGGCCATGCCCTTCCTCATGGAGAAGATCCAGCCCGAGAAGGTCTTCTGCTCCAAGCTGGGCCACCGCATGCTGCTCGACCATTTTCACCAGCCCGACTGGCCGTACCATCCGGTCCAGACCGGCGACTCCATCAGCCTGGGCAAGCGCACGGTGCAGTTCATGGAAGCGCGGATGCTGCACTGGCCCGACTCCATGTTCTCCTACATCCCCGAGGACAAGCTCCTGATCTCCAACGACGCATTCGGCCAGAACATCGCCTCCAGCGAGCGCTTTGACGACGAGGTCGACCTGGCCATGCTCATGAAGGAGAGCTCCCACTATTACCACAACATCATCCTGCCGTACTCCCAGCGGGTCACGGCAGTGCTCGACGACGTGGCCAAGATGGGCCTCGAGATCGACATGATCGCCCCGGACCACGGCATCATCTGGCGCTCCAACGTGCCGCTCATCCTGCAGGCCTACCGCGAGTACGCCGAGCAGCGGCCCAACACGAAGGCCGTCATCGTCTACGACACCATGTGGCACTCCACGGAGAAGATGGCCAAGGCCATCGCCGAAGGGATCATGGAGGAGGGCGTGTCCGTCAAGATCATGGCCCTCAAGCAGTACCACCACAGCGACGTCATGGGTGAACTGGCCGACGCCACGGGCATCGTCTGCGGCTCGCCGACCCACAACAACGGCATCATGCCGCTGATGGCGGACTTTCTGACCTACATGAAGGGCCTGCGCCCCGTGGGCCGCGTTGGAGCCGCCTTCGCCTCCTTCGGCTGGAGCGGCGAGTCCCTCAACATCCTGACGGATTGGCTCAAGTCGGCCAAGGTCGAGGTCGTAGAGCCGGGCGTGAAGGGCAAGAACGTGCCCGATCACGCCAAGCTGGCCGAGTGCAAGGAACTCGGGCGTCAGGTGGCCAGGGCCATCAAGGCCAAGGTCGCCGAGGCCGAAGCCTAG
- a CDS encoding DVU0298 family protein: MARGRELKRRIHDLLAGDGWEDGLSGLAELGQQAVAPLFSALCSSSPLLRWRAVTAFGTVVAALAARTPEKARVVMRRFIWSLNDESGGIGWGAPEAMAEITTQSPLVAAEYHNHVLAYIHEDHCRPDCYLEHAPLRRGAVWGVGRLAQVRPDLAGSAEPDLLCALGDCDAGIRGLAAWACGLLGLTSALPRLEAMTADASALEIYRDRALAETSVGALATEAITRITGSSPAHN; the protein is encoded by the coding sequence ATGGCACGGGGCAGGGAACTCAAACGGCGCATCCATGACCTCCTGGCCGGCGACGGCTGGGAGGACGGGCTGTCCGGACTGGCCGAACTGGGCCAGCAGGCCGTGGCACCGCTGTTCTCGGCCCTGTGCAGCTCCTCGCCCCTGCTGCGCTGGCGGGCCGTGACCGCCTTCGGGACGGTCGTCGCCGCGCTGGCCGCACGCACGCCGGAAAAGGCGCGCGTGGTCATGCGGCGCTTCATCTGGAGCCTCAACGACGAGTCCGGCGGCATCGGCTGGGGCGCGCCTGAAGCCATGGCCGAGATCACGACCCAGAGCCCCCTCGTGGCCGCCGAGTACCACAACCACGTCCTGGCCTACATCCACGAAGACCACTGCCGGCCCGACTGCTACCTGGAACACGCCCCACTGCGCCGCGGGGCGGTGTGGGGCGTGGGCCGGCTGGCCCAAGTCCGGCCGGACCTGGCCGGTTCGGCCGAACCGGATCTGCTCTGCGCCCTGGGCGACTGCGACGCGGGCATCCGCGGCCTGGCGGCGTGGGCCTGCGGCCTCCTGGGCCTCACCTCGGCCCTGCCGCGACTGGAGGCCATGACCGCAGACGCCTCCGCTCTCGAAATCTATCGCGACCGGGCCCTGGCGGAGACCTCCGTCGGGGCGCTGGCCACCGAAGCCATCACGCGGATCACGGGTTCATCACCCGCACACAACTAA